A part of Scleropages formosus chromosome 3, fSclFor1.1, whole genome shotgun sequence genomic DNA contains:
- the LOC108928829 gene encoding beta-1,4-mannosyl-glycoprotein 4-beta-N-acetylglucosaminyltransferase-like, whose amino-acid sequence MRMRRYRVFLLCTVGLCVISFLHYYKALHYVSLLRELSAPYPNINSFIMVTGFFWREQSFPLENSLSGETKGQGAKEWQVMAKQQNHRNASQAKLDLKNLPAFTLPDPSGLHGDLHRRSFQLHDDQTPYFVRTKSGALCFRQGTEMAVPREHPGKSGATVASQRRILQHQEASSTSHFKAKRGKRLVKCVCRQGWHGPYCGVPTMVYHSNLPTKKRLTPREVPRRIINAININHEFDLLHARFHELAQAVDLFLVCESNFTAYGEERTLHFLRLLLNGTYDYVRHKILYIFLDHFPEGGRQDGWIADDYLRTFLTRNGMSRIKDLRPDDVFIINDADEIPAQEGVLFLKLFDGWTEPFAIHMRKSLYGFFWKQLGSLEVVSGCTVGMLAAVYDCDGIKLRRREYYSMPGFRKYENDTGHILVQWSIGSPVHFAGWHCSWCFPPEGIYYKLISAQNGDFPRWGDYEDKRDLKYIRELIQTGGWFDGTVQEYPPSDPKELMYAPKYLLENYDRYRYMLENPYARKGK is encoded by the exons ATGAGAATGCGACGCTACCGAGTGTTTTTGCTTTGCACAGTGGGCCTCTGTGTGATCTCCTTCTTGCACTACTACAAGGCCCTGCACTACGTCTCCCTGTTGCGAGAGCTGTCTGCCCCCTATCCCAACATCAACTCCTTCATCATGGTGACCGGATTCTTCTGGAGGGAGCAGTCCTTTCCACTGGAGAATAGTCTGTCCGGTGAAACTAAGGGTCAGGGTGCAAAG GAGTGGCAGGTCATGGCAAAACAGCAAAATCACAGAAATGCTTCCCAAGCCAAGCTTGACTTGAAAAACCTTCCAGCTTTCACTCTCCCAGATCCCAGTGGCCTACATGGGGACCTCCATCGGCGAAGCTTCCAGCTCCACGATGACCAAACTCCGTACTTTGTCCGCACAAAATCTGGGGCTCTGTGCTTCCGGCAGGGTACTGAAATGGCCGTCCCCAGGGAGCACCCTGGCAAGAGCGGTGCGACTGTGGCCAGCCAGCGAAGGATATTGCAGCACCAGGAAGCATCTAGCACATCACACTTCAAAGCCAAGAGGGGAAAGCGGCTAGTGAAGTGTGTCTGTCGGCAAGGCTGGCATGGCCCTTACTGTGGTGTCCCAACCATGGTCTACCACTCCAATCTGCCTACCAAGAAGAGGCTGACGCCCAGAGAGGTGCCCCGTCGAATAATCAACGCCATTAACATCAACCACGAATTCGACCTCCTCCATGCACGTTTCCATGAGTTGGCTCAAGCAGTGGACCTGTTTCTGGTGTGCGAGTCCAACTTCACTGCTTACGGTGAGGAGAGGACCCTGCACTTTCTGCGCCTCCTCCTCAATGGAACCTATGATTATGTGCGGCACAAGATCCTCTACATCTTTTTAGACCACTTCCCGGAGGGCGGGCGGCAGGATGGGTGGATCGCGGACGACTACTTGCGCACTTTTCTCACTCGCAACGGTATGTCCCGAATCAAAGACCTGCGACCAGATGATGTTTTCATAATCAACGATGCAGATGAGATTCCTGCTCAGGAGGGGGTTCTCTTTCTCAAGCTTTTTGATGGCTGGACAGAGCCCTTCGCAATACACATGCGCAAGTCGCTCTATGGCTTCTTCTGGAAGCAACTGGGCTCCCTTGAAGTGGTGTCGGGGTGCACTGTAGGAATGCTGGCTGCTGTGTATGACTGCGATGGCATCAAGCTGAGGCGGAGAGAGTACTACTCCATGCCGGGCTTCCGGAAGTACGAGAATGACACAGGTCACATCCTGGTGCAATGGTCCATAGGGAGCCCTGTCCACTTTGCTGGCTGGCACTGCTCCTGGTGCTTCCCCCCAGAAGGCATCTACTACAAGCTCATCTCGGCACAGAACGGCGACTTCCCTCGCTGGGGAGATTACGAGGACAAGCGGGACCTCAAATACATCCGGGAACTAATCCAAACTGGGGGCTGGTTTGATGGGACTGTACAGGAATATCCCCCTTCTGACCCCAAGGAGCTTATGTACGCCCCCAAGTACCTGCTGGAAAACTATGACCGCTATCGCTACATGCTCGAGAACCCCTATGCAAGGAAGGGAAAGTGA
- the LOC108928807 gene encoding complement C1q tumor necrosis factor-related protein 1-like, with amino-acid sequence MLALFLLLLPLAASVPPPSGAPTKVCRRCCDHLESAEGPPSQTTMLNEMPEVRTYINMTILKGEKGDRGDRGTPGKAGLEGPPGLRGPLGPKGSKGQAGVPGDPCKMQYSTFSVGRRKALHSMDYYQALVFDTVFVNLDEHFNMFKGKFYCYVPGIYFFNLNIHTWNFKETYLHLMHNDQAKVIVYAQPSDRSIMQSQSVMLELEQNDEVWVRLYKRERENAIYSDDVDVYITFNGYLVKPSQ; translated from the exons AtgctcgctctctttctcttactCCTTCCCCTGGCGGCTTCCGTCCCACCTCCCTCCGGTGCCCCAACCAAAGTCTGCCGTCGCTGCTGTGACCACCTGGAGTCTGCAGAGGGCCCTCCTTCCCAGACCACCATGTTAAACGAAATGCCAGAGGTGCGCACCTACATCAATATGACCATCCTCAAAG GAGAGAAAGGAGACAGAGGAGACAGAGGGACACCAGGGAAAGCAGGGCTCGAGGGGCCACCAGGATTGCGTGGTCCTCTGGGGCCTAAGGGAAGCAAAGGTCAAGCAGGTGTCCCTGGAGATCCCTGCAAGATGCAATATTCGACCTTCTCCGTGGGTCGCCGGAAGGCCCTGCACAGCATGGACTACTACCAGGCGCTGGTCTTCGACACGGTCTTTGTGAACCTCGACGAGCACTTCAACATGTTCAAGGGCAAGTTCTACTGCTACGTGCCAGGGATCTACTTCTTCAACCTCAACATCCACACCTGGAACTTCAAGGAGACCTACTTGCACCTGATGCACAACGACCAAGCCAAGGTGATTGTGTACGCACAGCCCAGCGACCGCAGCATCATGCAGAGCCAGAGCGTCatgctggagctggagcagaaTGACGAAGTGTGGGTTCGGCTCTACAAGCGCGAGAGGGAGAATGCCATTTACAGCGACGACGTGGACGTCTACATCACGTTCAACGGTTATCTGGTCAAGCCGAGCCAGTGA